The following proteins are co-located in the Gordonia polyisoprenivorans genome:
- a CDS encoding HD family phosphohydrolase has protein sequence MLAAMTSPAVIVAEVTALLDSLHGVYDELAVDEFEHATQAAWLARVNGADDELVLAAALHDIGHSPLIDDDAHHNRAACAWLAPRFGDRVAWLAGAHVAAKRHLAATEPGYAESLSDISVESLEHQGGADDVGIEWTGHRWWSDALRLRRFDDAAKVPGAQAISVDELCRIAGSVAERTVATQEALGARNS, from the coding sequence ATGCTTGCGGCCATGACTTCACCAGCAGTGATCGTCGCCGAGGTGACCGCTCTGCTCGACTCTCTCCACGGTGTCTACGACGAGCTTGCCGTCGACGAGTTCGAGCACGCGACGCAAGCAGCGTGGCTGGCGCGGGTGAACGGCGCCGACGACGAGCTCGTGCTCGCCGCTGCGCTCCACGACATCGGACACAGTCCGCTGATCGACGACGATGCTCATCACAATCGCGCCGCTTGTGCTTGGCTGGCACCACGATTCGGCGATCGGGTGGCGTGGCTGGCCGGCGCGCATGTGGCGGCCAAGCGGCATCTCGCCGCGACCGAACCGGGATATGCGGAGTCGCTCAGTGATATCTCGGTCGAGTCCCTGGAGCACCAGGGCGGCGCAGACGACGTCGGCATCGAGTGGACGGGCCACCGCTGGTGGTCGGATGCGCTGCGGCTCCGCCGATTCGACGACGCGGCAAAAGTTCCTGGAGCGCAGGCGATCAGCGTCGACGAATTGTGTCGTATCGCCGGATCGGTCGCCGAACGAACAGTGGCGACGCAGGAGGCGCTCGGTGCGCGAAACTCCTAA
- a CDS encoding 2-aminoethylphosphonate ABC transporter substrate-binding protein → MRVRHLTRAVAVATAAAALTLTAACGGTGTQSSSGATTLTVYSADGLGSWYKSQFAAYQKQTGVAVNVVEAGSGEVVSRVQKEQSNPQADLLVTLPPFIQRADADKLLQSSGVQDAAIAQGNNAADGNYVAIVDNTLSFIANPSAQPAPRTWDDLLTSQYKGKIQYSTPGQAGDGTAVLLLLQHLMGNQQALDYLAKLQTNNVGPSSSTGKLQPKVSNGELLVANGDVQMNLASIRDDGSKFSLFFPAMPDGTRTTVSLPYFAGVTKGAPHAEEAKKLLAYLVSKDVQNTVATDALGIPVRTDVTAPSGPDSPVAAIKGVTVWRPDWNAVLSTLDADVAAYQKATGN, encoded by the coding sequence ATGCGAGTCCGACACCTCACCCGCGCCGTTGCGGTCGCCACCGCAGCGGCCGCCCTCACTCTCACCGCCGCGTGCGGCGGCACCGGCACCCAGTCGTCGTCGGGCGCCACGACGCTCACCGTGTACAGCGCCGACGGCCTCGGCAGCTGGTACAAGTCCCAGTTCGCGGCGTATCAGAAGCAGACCGGCGTCGCCGTCAATGTCGTGGAAGCCGGTTCCGGCGAGGTGGTTTCGCGCGTCCAGAAGGAACAGTCCAACCCACAGGCGGATCTGCTGGTCACGCTGCCGCCATTCATCCAGCGCGCCGACGCCGACAAACTCCTGCAATCTTCCGGCGTGCAGGACGCCGCGATCGCCCAGGGCAACAATGCCGCCGACGGCAACTACGTCGCCATCGTCGACAACACGCTGAGCTTCATCGCCAACCCCTCCGCCCAGCCCGCACCGCGCACGTGGGACGACCTGCTCACATCGCAGTACAAGGGCAAAATCCAGTACTCCACACCAGGACAGGCCGGCGACGGAACCGCGGTACTCCTGCTGTTGCAGCACCTGATGGGCAACCAACAGGCCCTCGACTACCTCGCCAAACTCCAGACCAACAATGTCGGCCCGTCCAGCTCGACCGGCAAGCTGCAGCCCAAGGTCAGCAACGGAGAACTGTTGGTGGCCAACGGCGATGTGCAGATGAATCTCGCCTCCATCCGCGACGACGGCTCGAAGTTCTCCCTGTTCTTCCCGGCCATGCCCGACGGGACCCGCACCACCGTCTCGCTCCCCTACTTCGCCGGCGTCACCAAAGGCGCACCGCACGCCGAAGAGGCCAAGAAGCTACTCGCCTACCTGGTCAGCAAGGACGTCCAGAACACCGTCGCCACCGACGCCCTGGGTATCCCGGTCCGCACCGACGTGACCGCGCCGAGCGGCCCCGACAGCCCCGTCGCCGCCATCAAGGGGGTCACCGTGTGGCGACCCGATTGGAATGCGGTGCTCAGCACACTCGACGCCGACGTTGCCGCGTACCAGAAGGCCACCGGGAACTGA
- a CDS encoding ABC transporter ATP-binding protein: MSDNPIRRSALAGRATETDTTTAVKAPERIVFNRVSVTYGRGKKSTDALRDFTLRARRGETIALLGPSGSGKSTALKALAGFVRPSAGQVFLNGDDITDLPPAKRGIGVVVQSYALFPHMRVADNVAFGLKARRLPRKVIAERVEESLSMVAMGEYAPRLPRELSGGQQQRVAIARALAIRPEVLLLDEPLAALDAALRSSMVVELQRLRDGLPDTTMLYVTHDQTEALALADRIGVMRDASLVDLGTADELWSRPPTDFTAGFLGGANLIPCTVGRVSGSTALVEAGGKMFSTNAPEPIQRWAPGSPALICVRPHDVEVAPAGAHGSMWARVDGSVWRGSTTRVSLAVEGLPDQLIDADVVGHVDYAPGSVVGVRFPDPIGVLVASEGTPR; encoded by the coding sequence ATGAGCGACAACCCGATCCGCCGCTCAGCACTTGCCGGCCGCGCCACCGAGACCGACACCACGACGGCCGTCAAGGCACCTGAGCGCATCGTGTTCAATCGTGTGTCGGTCACCTATGGCCGCGGCAAGAAGTCGACCGATGCACTCCGCGATTTCACCCTTCGGGCCCGGCGTGGCGAGACCATAGCGCTCCTCGGTCCGAGCGGTTCCGGCAAGTCCACGGCACTCAAGGCGCTGGCGGGCTTCGTCCGGCCGAGCGCGGGTCAGGTTTTCCTCAACGGCGACGACATCACCGATCTGCCGCCCGCAAAACGCGGCATCGGCGTGGTCGTGCAGTCCTACGCCCTGTTCCCGCACATGCGGGTCGCCGACAACGTCGCCTTCGGGCTGAAGGCACGACGCCTGCCGCGCAAGGTCATTGCCGAACGTGTCGAGGAGTCGTTGTCGATGGTCGCGATGGGCGAGTACGCCCCACGGCTGCCCCGCGAGTTGTCCGGTGGCCAGCAGCAGCGCGTCGCGATCGCCCGTGCCCTGGCCATCCGGCCCGAGGTCCTGCTGCTCGACGAGCCGCTCGCCGCCCTCGACGCCGCATTGCGGTCGTCGATGGTCGTCGAGTTGCAGCGACTTCGGGATGGCTTGCCCGACACCACGATGCTCTACGTCACCCATGATCAGACCGAGGCGCTCGCCCTGGCCGATCGAATCGGCGTCATGCGGGACGCGAGCCTGGTGGATCTGGGCACCGCCGACGAGTTGTGGTCGCGGCCACCGACCGATTTCACTGCCGGATTCCTCGGCGGCGCCAACCTCATCCCGTGCACCGTGGGGCGGGTCTCCGGCTCCACCGCGCTGGTGGAGGCCGGCGGAAAGATGTTCTCCACCAACGCCCCCGAACCCATCCAGCGGTGGGCACCGGGGTCCCCGGCGCTGATCTGCGTGCGGCCGCACGACGTCGAGGTGGCGCCGGCCGGCGCACACGGGTCGATGTGGGCGCGGGTGGACGGGTCGGTGTGGCGGGGCTCGACGACGCGCGTCAGCCTGGCCGTCGAAGGACTGCCCGATCAGCTCATCGACGCCGACGTCGTCGGTCACGTCGACTACGCACCGGGTTCGGTTGTCGGCGTGCGCTTCCCGGACCCCATCGGCGTCCTCGTCGCCTCCGAGGGCACCCCGCGATGA
- a CDS encoding 2-aminoethylphosphonate ABC transporter permease subunit, with protein MSTGALLTDDATSTPPPQPNRPLRSRSTLWVWPPLVIVLIIAVYPLVRVLTESAGGTGESTWGAVLSSEIFRTALLRTAQVAVASTLGALILGTFLAIVLAFVPFPGSTIVARLIDTVLALPSFLITLAFTFLYGTAGAVNALIADVTGSRPLNFLATPWGVIAAEITFFTPFVVRPLLASFATLSTDQLDVAASLGASPWRVLRSVIMPEAWPALMAGGSLVLLLTLNEFGIVLFTGAKDVITLPVLIYTRGIVTFDLAGAAVIATVQVALSLALYGIYRLIFARISGKRKGL; from the coding sequence ATGAGCACCGGCGCACTGCTCACCGACGACGCCACGTCCACCCCACCACCGCAACCGAACCGCCCCCTGCGCTCGCGCAGCACGCTGTGGGTGTGGCCACCGCTCGTGATCGTGCTGATCATCGCGGTCTACCCACTCGTGCGGGTACTGACCGAATCCGCGGGCGGCACCGGTGAAAGCACCTGGGGTGCAGTACTGTCCAGCGAGATCTTCCGGACCGCGCTCCTGCGGACCGCTCAGGTCGCCGTCGCCTCGACACTCGGCGCGCTGATCCTCGGTACCTTCCTGGCGATCGTCCTGGCCTTCGTGCCGTTCCCCGGCTCCACGATCGTGGCGCGACTCATCGACACCGTGCTCGCCTTGCCGTCGTTTCTGATCACGCTGGCGTTCACCTTTCTCTACGGCACGGCGGGTGCGGTGAATGCGCTCATCGCCGACGTCACCGGCAGCCGTCCCCTGAATTTCCTCGCCACGCCGTGGGGCGTGATCGCAGCGGAGATCACCTTTTTCACCCCGTTCGTCGTCCGGCCGCTCCTCGCGTCGTTCGCGACGCTGTCGACCGATCAACTCGATGTCGCCGCGAGTCTCGGCGCATCCCCGTGGCGGGTGTTGCGCTCGGTCATCATGCCCGAGGCGTGGCCGGCGTTGATGGCCGGCGGCAGCCTGGTACTCCTGTTGACTCTCAACGAGTTCGGCATTGTGTTGTTCACCGGCGCCAAGGACGTGATCACGCTGCCGGTACTGATCTACACCCGTGGCATCGTCACGTTCGATCTCGCCGGCGCCGCGGTGATCGCCACCGTCCAGGTGGCCCTGTCATTGGCCCTCTACGGCATCTACCGCCTCATCTTCGCCAGGATATCGGGCAAGCGGAAAGGACTGTGA
- a CDS encoding ABC transporter permease — translation MLFWSRGGRTAVWTIFAVVVLVVFVAPIATVVLAGFAGSWTGPLPSHLGLTHMGDALSGENVASLSVSLQTAIIAGALALILGTWAALAIRDSTGPLRRITDAVFHLPIAVPSVAIGLGLLISFNSRPLLLGGTKWIVVVAHTVLVLAFAFSAVSAALDRLDPAYRQAAESLGASPLRVLTRVTLPLLLPALGAAAGLSVALSMGELGATVMVYPATWKTLPVTIFGLSDRGDVFSAAACTTILLVTTMLALVILGRIRSRAVVR, via the coding sequence ATGCTGTTCTGGAGCCGTGGCGGCCGCACTGCCGTGTGGACCATCTTCGCCGTCGTGGTGCTGGTGGTGTTCGTCGCCCCCATCGCCACCGTCGTTCTCGCCGGATTCGCCGGGTCCTGGACCGGTCCGCTGCCGTCACATCTGGGTCTGACACACATGGGGGACGCACTCTCGGGCGAGAACGTCGCCTCGTTGTCGGTGAGCCTGCAGACCGCGATCATCGCCGGCGCCCTCGCCCTGATACTCGGCACCTGGGCGGCGCTGGCGATCCGGGATTCCACGGGACCGCTGCGCCGGATCACTGACGCCGTCTTCCATCTGCCGATCGCGGTGCCGTCGGTGGCAATCGGCCTGGGCCTGTTGATCAGTTTCAACTCGCGACCGTTGCTGCTCGGCGGCACCAAGTGGATCGTCGTCGTCGCCCACACCGTGCTGGTGCTGGCCTTCGCGTTCAGTGCGGTCTCGGCCGCCCTGGATCGGCTCGACCCGGCATATCGGCAGGCCGCCGAATCGCTCGGCGCGTCACCGCTGCGGGTGCTGACCCGCGTCACCCTGCCGCTGCTCCTCCCCGCGCTCGGCGCCGCCGCAGGACTCTCGGTGGCCCTGTCCATGGGTGAACTCGGCGCCACGGTGATGGTCTATCCGGCGACGTGGAAAACCCTGCCGGTCACCATCTTCGGGCTCTCCGACCGCGGCGACGTCTTCTCCGCCGCCGCCTGCACGACCATCCTGCTCGTCACCACGATGCTCGCGTTGGTCATCCTCGGACGTATCCGGTCACGCGCCGTCGTCCGCTGA
- the pruA gene encoding L-glutamate gamma-semialdehyde dehydrogenase: protein MDAITLPPRPANEPVHTYAPDTPERARIVAELRAQSQADPIDLPHVIGGRARMGDGDRIDVVQPHAHAEVLGTFTNAGHDEARAAVDAALEAADAWAHTSFDDRAAVLLRAADLLSGPWRERIAAATMLGQSKTVQQAEIDAPCELIDFWRFNVAFAREILAEQPISSPGVWNRLDHRPLDGFVYAITPFNFTAIAGNLPTAPMLMGNTVVWKPSPTQAYAAHLTMELLRAAGMPDGVINLVHGDGIAVSDVALADPHLAGIHFTGSTATFQHLWREVGANIDRYHSYPRLVGETGGKDFIVAHRSADPDVLRTALIRGAFEYQGQKCSAASRAYIPRSVWDRMGDDFLTEANELTYGDVRDLGNFGGAVIDRRAFDKHVAAIDRAKTVPTMTVAAGGHCDDSEGYFVRPTVLLGDDPTDEAFATEYFGPILAVHVYPDADYPNILRMVDSSAKFALTGSIIATDVAAVATASDVLRNAAGNFYINDKPTGAVVGQQPFGGGRASGTNDKAGSKANLMRWSSTRTIKETFVPSTSSAYPHMEQ from the coding sequence ATGGACGCGATCACCCTTCCCCCACGCCCGGCGAACGAGCCGGTTCACACCTATGCACCGGACACGCCCGAACGTGCCCGCATCGTCGCGGAACTGCGCGCACAGTCACAGGCCGACCCCATCGACCTCCCCCACGTCATCGGCGGCCGCGCCCGGATGGGCGACGGCGACCGCATCGACGTCGTGCAACCGCACGCCCACGCCGAGGTGCTCGGCACCTTCACCAATGCCGGCCACGACGAGGCACGGGCGGCCGTCGATGCCGCTCTCGAGGCCGCCGACGCCTGGGCACACACCAGCTTCGACGATCGTGCCGCGGTGTTGTTGCGCGCCGCCGACCTGCTCTCCGGGCCGTGGCGCGAACGGATCGCCGCGGCCACCATGCTCGGACAGTCGAAGACCGTGCAGCAGGCCGAGATCGACGCACCCTGCGAGCTCATCGACTTCTGGCGCTTCAACGTGGCCTTCGCCCGCGAGATCCTCGCCGAACAACCGATCTCCTCGCCGGGCGTCTGGAATCGCCTCGACCATCGCCCGCTCGACGGATTCGTCTACGCCATCACACCGTTCAACTTCACCGCCATCGCCGGCAACCTGCCCACCGCGCCGATGTTGATGGGCAACACGGTGGTGTGGAAGCCGTCACCGACACAGGCGTACGCCGCGCACCTGACCATGGAACTGCTGCGCGCCGCGGGAATGCCCGACGGGGTCATCAACCTCGTCCACGGCGACGGTATCGCGGTCTCCGATGTCGCCCTTGCCGATCCGCATCTCGCGGGCATCCATTTCACCGGGTCGACGGCGACCTTCCAGCATCTGTGGCGCGAGGTCGGGGCGAATATCGACCGCTACCACAGCTATCCACGTCTCGTCGGTGAGACCGGCGGCAAGGACTTCATCGTCGCCCACCGTTCGGCCGACCCGGATGTGTTGCGCACAGCCCTGATCCGCGGCGCCTTCGAGTACCAGGGGCAGAAGTGCTCGGCCGCCTCCCGCGCCTACATCCCGCGCTCGGTGTGGGATCGGATGGGCGACGACTTCCTCACCGAGGCCAACGAATTGACCTACGGAGACGTCCGCGACCTCGGCAACTTCGGAGGTGCCGTCATCGATAGGCGCGCCTTCGACAAGCACGTCGCGGCCATCGATCGCGCGAAGACCGTGCCCACGATGACGGTGGCCGCCGGTGGACACTGCGACGACTCGGAAGGCTACTTCGTCCGCCCGACCGTCCTTCTCGGCGACGACCCGACCGACGAGGCGTTCGCGACCGAGTACTTCGGCCCCATCCTCGCCGTGCACGTCTACCCCGACGCCGACTATCCGAACATCCTGCGGATGGTCGATTCGAGCGCAAAGTTCGCGCTGACCGGATCGATCATCGCCACCGACGTCGCCGCGGTCGCCACCGCATCGGATGTTCTGCGCAACGCCGCAGGCAACTTCTACATCAACGACAAGCCCACCGGTGCCGTCGTCGGCCAGCAACCCTTCGGTGGCGGACGGGCCTCGGGCACCAACGACAAGGCCGGGTCGAAGGCCAATCTGATGCGCTGGAGTTCCACCCGCACCATCAAGGAGACCTTCGTGCCGTCCACCTCCTCCGCCTACCCCCACATGGAGCAGTGA